CAATGCGGAACGACAGTGCTTCGAACAGCAGTACGTCAAGAGCATCCTGCCGGTCTGCGGCGTGGAAGACGGCTGGGACCGGCCTGCCGGACTGCGCCTGGAGATCCTGCCCCTGACCCGGCCTTTCGGCCTGACCGCGGGCAGCAGCTTCACGGGCAGGGCCCTGGGGCCTGACGGTCCCCTGGCCCATGCCCGCGTCTACATGGACCGTATCCGCACGGAAAAAAAGACAGGCCCCCTGCCCTGGCAGCATGACCTGGAAGCCCGCACCGGCGCCGACGGCCAGTTCACCTTCACCCCGGGCGCGCCCGGCTGGTGGTGCTGCGTGGTGGAGGTCCCCGGCCAGCCCCTCAAGGGGCCCGACGGCCAGCCCATGCCCCTGGTCCTGGGGAGCGTCCTCTGGCTGTATGTGGACGCGGCGGAGCAGCCCGACAAAAATCGCTAGGGCCGGGAAACACACTTTTTTTGACAGCTATTTCCCGTGATTATCCTCGGGAAGGCCCGGCCGTCCCTCCGGGAGAGCCCTGCGCCCCTTGCCTTTTTGACCAAGCCAGCTATAGTACATGCTATTGAGAAAAGAAGCACACGCGCATCTTTCACCCTTACGGAGACACCCATGAAGATCAAAGCCATTCTGACCATGCTCATCATGCTGGGAGGCGCCTGTATGTACGCCCTGCCCGACACGGCCGATGCGGCCCGTCTGGGCGGCGGGCGCTCCTTCGGCAGCCGTCCCTCCATGTCCCAGCCTGCCCAGGCCCCCAGCGCCATGCAGCGCCAGTCCACGCAGCAGCGCCAGCAGGCGGCCCAGGCCCAGCAGCCCCAGCGCAAGGGCTTCCTCGGCGGTATGGGCGGCCTGCTGGGCGGCCTTCTGGCCGGTTCGCTCATCGGCTCCCTGCTCTTTGGCGGCGGCTTCTCCGGCGGCGGCATCATGGACATCCTGCTGCTCGGCATCCTGCTCTTCGTGGGCCTGAAGCTCTTCGCCCGTGCCCGCAACAAGACCGCGCCCGCGCCCGCCGGTGCCGGCACCGCCCCCGCGGGCGGCATGGAGCCCCCCCTGCAGCGCAGCGATACCGCGGCCACCGGCTGGGACAGCCTGAGCAGCCAGGGCAGCACCTACAACAGCCAGCCCGAAGTGGTCATCCCCATGCCCGCCGATTTCGATGCCGAAGAATTCCTGCGCGGCGCCAAGATGGCCTACAACCGCCTCCAGGCTGCCTGGGACAACCGTGACCTCAACGATATCGCCCAGTTCGCCAGCCCGGCCGTCATGGATGCCGTGCGCCAGCAGCTGGCCGAAGAGACCGAACCCAGCAAGACCGAGATCCTCCTGGTCAATGCCCAGCTCCTGAGCGTGGTCAACGAAGACAAGGAGCAGCGCGCCCAGGTCTACTTCGATGTCCTCATGCGCGAACGTCCTGACCAGACCACACCGTCCAACGTGCGCGAGATCTGGCATTTCGTGCGTGAGCTCGACGGCGGCACCTGGAAGCTGGACGGCATCCAGCAAGTGGCGTAAGCTACGCAAAGAAGAACTGTTACTAGTCAATCGGGCCGGAAGTTCTTCCGGCCTTTTTCATGCCCGCCAGACGGGACAAGGAGTTCACATGGAATGTTATGTCCGCAAGCACGACAAGCTCGTGCGCTATCTTGACATGTGCATCGAAGAAGCCAGCCGCGAATATGCCCGCGTGACCATGCCCATCACCGAGAACCACAAGAACGGCATGGGCGTGGCCCACGGCGGCGCCATCTTCTCCCTGGCCGACGTGGCCTTCGGCTGCGCGGCCAATGCCGGCAACGAGCACGGCGTGGTCAGCCTGTCCACCACCATCGAATACCTGCGCCCCGGCATGGTCAGCCCCCTCAAGGCCGAAGCCCGCCTGGTGCGCAACGGCGCCCATGTGCTCACCTACGATGTCAATGTCTATGACGGCAGCGGGGCCCATGTGGCCCGGTGCATGGCCACCGGCTTCCAGACCAACGTGCCCCTGCCCCGCTAGGGCGCCCCTGGAAAACGCCGCGGCCCCGGCGCCACGCGGGCCAGCGCTCTCCGGCACGGGGACAAGCCCCCCCCCAGGCTGCCTTTCCGGGGGCGGCCCGCTCTCCGCGTCTTCCCCGGCATGCGAAAAGGGGACGGCTTCATGCCGTCCCCCTTTTTTGTCGTCGTCCCGGAGATGCCCCCGGGATTCAGTGCCCCTGCCGGGCCGCTGCCTCGTCGATCTCGTCCGGCAGGGCCTGCGGCAGCCTGTCGGCGGGCCAGTCGGGCAGGCAGGCGAAACGCCGCCCGTCCGGCAGGATGACCCGCATGGCGTGCAGGTACATGGGCGTCCCGGCGGCGCGTCCCCGGGCCCCGTATTTGACATCGCCCTCGATGGGATGCCCCAGGGACGAGAGCTGCGCCCTGATCTGATGGGTGCGGCCGGTCAGCAGCCGCACCAGCAGCAGGCTGTGCCGCTGCTCCACGCGCACGGGCCGGACCAGCAGCAGGGCTTCCGTCTCGCCGTTGCCCGGCGCGCCCGTCTGCCGGACATGCATCTGTTCCCGGCCGTTCCCGGTCTCCTTGCGCAGCCAGTGCCGGAACAGGCGCACGCCGGCATGGGGCCAGCGGCCTTCCACCCAGGCCAGATATTCTTTTTTCATGCGCCGCTCGCGCAGGGCCGTGGTCAGCTCGCGCAGCACGGAAAAACTGGCGGCCACCAGCAGGATGCCCGAGGTGTCCTTGTCCAGGCGATGGACAGGCGTCGGCTTGAAGGGGGCATCGCCCGCCCGGGCCGCCAGGCGGCTGGACAGGCTGTCCTCATGCCCGGTGCCGGGATGGGTGGGCAGCCCGGCCGGTTTGCAGAAGACCCAGAGGTCCCCGTCCTGCAGCAGGGGACGGGGGAGGGGCGGCAGGGCCTGCGCCCGCGGGCGCGGCTCCTGGCCCGGTGCCGGGGAAGACAGGCTCCCCGCAGCCTTGCTCCTGCGGCTCATGCCCAGGGCGAAGGGGGGCAGGCGCACGGCGTCGCCCGCGGCCACCAGACCGAACGGTTTCGCCCGGCCTCCGTTGATGCGGACCTGACCCGTGCGGATCCAGCGGTGCAGCAGCGACGGCGGCAAGTCCAGGCGCCGCTGCAGGAACTGCAGCAGCTTCTGCCCGCCTTCGCGGGGATCCACGGTGACTGTATTGGGGTCGGGCGCTTCACCCATCATAGCGGCTCTCCTCCAGGGATACCACGCAATCCTTGCGTTTTTCTATCCAGGCCTTGATGGCATGGCCGGAAACCAGCCGGCTGCCGTGCTTTTCGTGGAGCATCCGGCGGTCGGCCAGGGCCAGGGCCTCCCGCAGGGAGGGCGCCTCTTCCGCACCGGAAAGGCCAAAGGACATGATGACCGGCACATGGCCGGAATGTTCGTTGTAATGCCGGAAAACTTCCCTGATCTTCTCCAGGACCCGCGCGGCGTCGCGCAGGTTGCACCGGGGCAGCAGCACGGCGAACTCGTCGCCGCCCAGGCGGGCCACGCAGTCCGTGGAACGCAGCGAGCTCCGCAACAGGCGGGCGGCCGTCTGCAGCATGCTGTTGCCGGTGTCGTGCCCCAGATAGTCGTTGATCAGCTTCAGCCCGTTGACATCGCAGCTGATGACGCTGACCTCCCTGTCGGGCTGCCTGTCCAGCCGGTCCAGCTCGTTGTGGAAATAGACCAGGCTGTGGACGTCCGTCAGGGAGTCATATTCGATCATCTCCGCCAGACGGTCACGTTCGCCCTGGGTGGCGGTAATGTCCGTATGCAGGCCGATAAGGCGTGTGGCACGGCCGTGGGCGTTGCGCCGCAGGACGCGGGCGCGGCTCAGGATCCAGCAGTATGTGCCGTCAGCCTTGAGCATGCGGAAGGACTGTTCGTAACTGTCCCCGTAACGGGGCGACATGATGATGTCCATCTGCCGCTTCAGCACCGCCGGCCGTTCATCGGGATGCAGCTTGTCCCGCCAGCTTTCGAAGGTATGCCCGAACCTGCGCTGGTCATAGCCCAGCATGGCGATATACCGGGGACTGTAATAGATGGTGTTGGTCTCCATGTTCCAGTCCCACAGGCCGTCACCGCTGCCGAACAGGGCCATGAGGGAGATCTCGCAGTTTTTGCTGGAAAGGGCCTCCTGCCCTTCCTCCCCGCCCCGCGGCACAAGGTTCCCCGTCACATAGACGGGCGTGCCGCTGTCGTCATGGCCCACCAGGGTGCCGCAGGCCAGAAAGTCCTTGCGGCTGCCGTCCGGCAGGGTCAGCAGCACGCGCTCCACAAAGCTGCCGTCATGGTCACGGGCGGACAGGAGCCGGGAAAAACGGGTGGACAGGACCCGGACCGTCTCGGGCCCCATCATGTCCCGGATGGCCTGCCGGGAAAGGCGCAGGGCGCCGCTGTCGGGCAGATGGAGCAGACGGGCGCAGTTCCTGTCCAGCGTGTACTCTTCCCGGGCACGGTCATAGATCCACCGGCCCTCAGCGCCCGGCTGGTACCATCTGCCCCTGCCGTCCAGGCGTGTCAGCGCCCCCACCAGCAGACGGGGCGTACCGCAGGGGAAGCGTTCCAGCACGATGGCACGGCAGCAGATGATGTCTCCGCCCACGGCCTGCAGGATCTCCAGGGCGCTGCCGGAGGAGCGGCGCAGGGTGCCGAAAAGCTGCCGGCCCCCCTCCTGGCGGCCGGCGGCAAGACCGGCACAGAACGCAGCGGATCCGCCCCGGTAGCTCCCTGCGGTCCCGCCTTCCAGCAGGCTCGCGGCCTCCGGGCTCAGGACGACGCGGTCACT
This is a stretch of genomic DNA from Desulfovibrio piger. It encodes these proteins:
- a CDS encoding Tim44 domain-containing protein; translated protein: MKIKAILTMLIMLGGACMYALPDTADAARLGGGRSFGSRPSMSQPAQAPSAMQRQSTQQRQQAAQAQQPQRKGFLGGMGGLLGGLLAGSLIGSLLFGGGFSGGGIMDILLLGILLFVGLKLFARARNKTAPAPAGAGTAPAGGMEPPLQRSDTAATGWDSLSSQGSTYNSQPEVVIPMPADFDAEEFLRGAKMAYNRLQAAWDNRDLNDIAQFASPAVMDAVRQQLAEETEPSKTEILLVNAQLLSVVNEDKEQRAQVYFDVLMRERPDQTTPSNVREIWHFVRELDGGTWKLDGIQQVA
- a CDS encoding PaaI family thioesterase codes for the protein MECYVRKHDKLVRYLDMCIEEASREYARVTMPITENHKNGMGVAHGGAIFSLADVAFGCAANAGNEHGVVSLSTTIEYLRPGMVSPLKAEARLVRNGAHVLTYDVNVYDGSGAHVARCMATGFQTNVPLPR
- a CDS encoding RluA family pseudouridine synthase, which codes for MMGEAPDPNTVTVDPREGGQKLLQFLQRRLDLPPSLLHRWIRTGQVRINGGRAKPFGLVAAGDAVRLPPFALGMSRRSKAAGSLSSPAPGQEPRPRAQALPPLPRPLLQDGDLWVFCKPAGLPTHPGTGHEDSLSSRLAARAGDAPFKPTPVHRLDKDTSGILLVAASFSVLRELTTALRERRMKKEYLAWVEGRWPHAGVRLFRHWLRKETGNGREQMHVRQTGAPGNGETEALLLVRPVRVEQRHSLLLVRLLTGRTHQIRAQLSSLGHPIEGDVKYGARGRAAGTPMYLHAMRVILPDGRRFACLPDWPADRLPQALPDEIDEAAARQGH
- a CDS encoding sensor domain-containing diguanylate cyclase, which produces MSDVPLPADWFESHVMDAADPLWQWRVHSDRVVLSPEAASLLEGGTAGSYRGGSAAFCAGLAAGRQEGGRQLFGTLRRSSGSALEILQAVGGDIICCRAIVLERFPCGTPRLLVGALTRLDGRGRWYQPGAEGRWIYDRAREEYTLDRNCARLLHLPDSGALRLSRQAIRDMMGPETVRVLSTRFSRLLSARDHDGSFVERVLLTLPDGSRKDFLACGTLVGHDDSGTPVYVTGNLVPRGGEEGQEALSSKNCEISLMALFGSGDGLWDWNMETNTIYYSPRYIAMLGYDQRRFGHTFESWRDKLHPDERPAVLKRQMDIIMSPRYGDSYEQSFRMLKADGTYCWILSRARVLRRNAHGRATRLIGLHTDITATQGERDRLAEMIEYDSLTDVHSLVYFHNELDRLDRQPDREVSVISCDVNGLKLINDYLGHDTGNSMLQTAARLLRSSLRSTDCVARLGGDEFAVLLPRCNLRDAARVLEKIREVFRHYNEHSGHVPVIMSFGLSGAEEAPSLREALALADRRMLHEKHGSRLVSGHAIKAWIEKRKDCVVSLEESRYDG